One Gammaproteobacteria bacterium DNA segment encodes these proteins:
- a CDS encoding porin has translation MKHNTLYLAFASALGLAVAAPTQAGVTVYKDGAKYIEIGGRLQLQYHHENPDAGESTDEVIFRRLRPYIEGSFHKDWKAKIQFDVGKAEDGNEVAIKDAYFQYKGLDNVKVTVGNANFPFSRELLTSSKRQQLVERTFVGDHNYGTPDRNAGIHLTGHSNSKKFTWGASATSASIDPDNDKLDFDTPINANSDFNQGWMAGGRIDFHPLGYLKMSQGHFDRDKTRFTIGAGAFTWSNDDDNNSNQAGKNDVDEITGLELSAALRVAGLSVDAEYNTFDAELVQNGITDGIYENSDTTLENFAVEGGYMLPGNQFELVAGYQSQDADNYAEEWTRSSFGANWYLHEHKAKVQLTYRIGENLDGVDGDDADEIFLQGQFVF, from the coding sequence ATGAAACACAATACCCTTTACCTTGCTTTCGCTTCCGCTCTTGGACTGGCCGTCGCAGCCCCCACCCAGGCCGGCGTGACCGTCTACAAGGACGGCGCAAAATACATCGAGATCGGCGGGCGCCTGCAACTGCAGTACCATCACGAAAACCCGGATGCGGGGGAATCCACGGACGAGGTAATCTTCCGCCGCCTGCGCCCGTATATCGAAGGCTCGTTCCATAAGGATTGGAAGGCGAAGATCCAGTTCGATGTCGGCAAAGCCGAAGACGGCAATGAGGTCGCCATCAAGGATGCCTACTTTCAGTACAAGGGTCTCGACAACGTCAAGGTCACCGTCGGCAACGCCAACTTCCCCTTCTCCCGGGAGTTGCTGACATCTTCCAAACGCCAACAACTGGTGGAAAGGACCTTCGTGGGCGACCACAACTACGGGACCCCGGACCGCAATGCCGGTATCCACCTCACTGGCCACTCAAACTCCAAGAAATTTACCTGGGGCGCGTCGGCGACCAGCGCGTCCATCGATCCCGATAATGACAAGCTGGATTTCGACACCCCCATAAACGCCAACTCCGACTTCAATCAGGGCTGGATGGCGGGTGGCCGCATCGACTTCCACCCCCTCGGCTACTTGAAGATGTCCCAGGGACATTTTGACCGGGACAAGACCCGCTTCACCATCGGCGCCGGCGCCTTCACCTGGAGCAACGACGACGACAATAACAGCAACCAAGCCGGGAAGAACGACGTGGATGAGATCACGGGATTGGAGCTGAGCGCCGCACTACGGGTCGCTGGCCTGTCGGTTGATGCGGAATACAACACCTTCGACGCCGAACTGGTCCAGAACGGCATCACCGATGGCATATATGAAAACAGTGATACCACTTTGGAGAATTTCGCCGTCGAAGGGGGTTACATGCTTCCCGGCAACCAGTTCGAACTGGTAGCCGGTTACCAGTCGCAGGACGCCGACAACTATGCGGAAGAGTGGACCCGCTCTTCCTTCGGCGCCAACTGGTATCTGCACGAGCACAAGGCCAAGGTTCAGCTCACCTACCGCATCGGCGAGAATCTCGACGGCGTCGACGGCGACGATGCAGACGAGATATTCCTCCAGGGACAGTTCGTCTTCTAG